From the genome of Xiphophorus hellerii strain 12219 chromosome 11, Xiphophorus_hellerii-4.1, whole genome shotgun sequence, one region includes:
- the LOC116728805 gene encoding four and a half LIM domains protein 1-like — MADSSHCFYCREDLGGKRFIRSEGKPVCVRCHTKFCANSCAECHRPISVETKELSHKGRHWHEECFRCTKCYKPLAKEPFNTKDERIMCVKCCSRDAAPRCHSCYKPIPAGIESVAYKGNSWHDECFTCCSCKRPIASQSFLSKGDDVYCNPCYDEKFAKICVSCKKPITSGGVNYQEQPWHSHCFVCSSCSKPLAGTSFTTHQDQVFCVDCYKSSVAKKCSGCHNPITGFGKGVNVVNFEGSSWHEYCFNCKKCSLSLSNKRFVAEGKDILCTTCGNKE; from the exons ATGGCAGACAGCTCCCACTGCTTCTACTGCCGGGAGGACCTCGGCGGGAAGCGGTTTATCCGAAGCGAGGGGAAGCCGGTGTGTGTTCGCTGTCACACAAAGTTCTGCGCCAACTCCTGTGCAGAATGCCACAGACCCATCTCAGTGGAGACAAAG GAGCTGAGCCACAAAGGGCGTCACTGGCATGAGGAGTGTTTCCGCTGCACAAAGTGCTACAAGCCTCTGGCCAAGGAGCCATTCAACACCAAGGATGAGCGCATCATGTGTGTGAAGTGCTGCTCCAGAGATGCTGCTCCACGCTGCCACAGCTGCTATAAACCCATACCGGCTG GCATTGAGAGTGTGGCATACAAAGGAAACTCGTGGCATGACGAATGTTTCACCTGCTGCAGCTGTAAACGACCCATAGCATCGCAGAGTTTCCTCTCTAAAGGAGATGATGTTTACTGCAACCCCTGCTACGATGAGAAGTTTGCCAAGATATGTGTCAGCTGCAAAAAg CCAATAACGTCCGGAGGAGTGAACTACCAAGAGCAGCCGTGGCACAGCCACTGCTTTGTGTGCAGCTCCTGCTCAAAGCCTTTGGCTGGGACTAGCTTCACCACCCACCAGGACCAGGTCTTCTGCGTCGACTGCTACAAGAGCTCAGTGGCAAAGAAGTGCAGCGGCTGCCACAACCCAATCACAG GTTTTGGTAAAGGTGTGAATGTTGTGAACTTTGAGGGAAGCTCCTGGCATGAATATTGCTTCAACTGCAAGAAATGTTCCCTCAGTCTGTCCAACAAACGCTTCGTGGCCGAAGGAAAAGACATCCTCTGCACCACCTGCGGCAACAAGGAGTGA